A genome region from Pseudoalteromonas tetraodonis includes the following:
- a CDS encoding dienelactone hydrolase family protein, whose product MNSPQSEHIPQEAFDWYDEYAHGLIDRRTFMKKLGGLAALGFSMTVLTGALLPNYAQAEQVSFNDDDIKATYQEFDSPDGYGSGKGYLVVPKNTQGKLPVVLVVHENRGLNPYVKDVARRLAKAGFIAFAPDALHPLGGYPGNDDEGRAMQRTLDRTKIQNDFVAAAHFLKAQPNSNGKLGAVGFCFGGYIVNYLAAVDSNLLTAGVPFYGTPASESLHKNIKAPLMIQLGELDKRVNATWSEYEQSLKSNNVDYTMHMYEGANHGFHNDSTGRYDEKNAELAWQRTLAFFNNHLS is encoded by the coding sequence ATGAATTCCCCTCAGTCTGAACACATACCTCAAGAAGCATTTGATTGGTATGACGAATACGCTCACGGTTTAATTGATAGACGCACGTTCATGAAAAAGCTTGGTGGCTTAGCCGCATTGGGCTTTTCAATGACGGTGCTTACAGGTGCATTATTACCTAATTACGCTCAAGCTGAGCAAGTCTCATTTAACGACGATGACATAAAAGCCACTTACCAAGAATTTGATTCGCCTGATGGCTATGGTTCGGGCAAAGGCTATTTAGTGGTTCCAAAAAATACACAAGGCAAGCTACCTGTTGTATTAGTAGTACACGAGAATCGCGGCTTAAATCCGTATGTAAAAGATGTTGCAAGGCGACTGGCTAAAGCCGGGTTTATTGCCTTTGCCCCTGATGCGTTGCACCCACTGGGTGGCTACCCAGGCAACGACGATGAAGGTCGAGCCATGCAACGTACCCTTGATCGCACTAAAATACAAAATGATTTTGTAGCCGCTGCGCATTTTTTAAAAGCACAGCCAAATAGTAATGGTAAATTAGGCGCGGTTGGTTTTTGTTTTGGTGGCTATATTGTTAACTATTTAGCTGCAGTAGACAGTAACTTATTGACCGCGGGCGTGCCCTTTTATGGCACACCTGCAAGTGAAAGCTTACATAAAAACATTAAAGCGCCGTTAATGATTCAATTAGGTGAACTTGATAAACGGGTTAACGCCACATGGTCTGAATATGAGCAGAGCTTAAAATCAAACAATGTTGATTACACTATGCACATGTACGAAGGCGCAAATCATGGTTTTCATAACGATTCAACTGGCCGCTACGATGAAAAAAATGCCGAACTTGCATGGCAGCGTACATTAGCATTTTTTAATAACCACTTAAGTTAA
- a CDS encoding efflux RND transporter permease subunit, translated as MSTREKGLIAWFARNPVAANLLMIFILIGGILTAFTIRKQMFPQFESNWISVSAVYPGAAPQEVEEGITIKVEENLEGIEGIKRLITYSNRGSSQAWIEIEEQFDPQEVLDEIKVQVDSINTFPAGMERPIVRRDKYEQEVMILALYGDMSNYQLKELGNDIKDELQALPNINLVNFNGGLNYEIGIEVSPDKLRAYGLTFRDIASAVQSFSANMSAGQIRSENGYISMRVEKQAYRGSEFAKLPLITLADGAQVYLGDVATINDGFEEGLQYSKYNGKNSLSFEVNASKDQDITDVAKVLKTYMAEKESQLPAGVKLSPIVDLTYYLEGRLDMMVDNMIWGGLLVMLVLALFLPLRLAFWVMMGLPVSFLGAFLFMPIGFLDVTINLASLFAFILVLGIVVDDAIVVGESASAEIEKHGHTLDNVVRGVKRVAMPATFGVLTTIAAFLPQTLATGPGAAFSKAIGGVIILCLIFSLIESKLILPAHIAAMKDRKPNPKNPLHRARKVMDNGLKSFVDNYYTPFVGRCIHYRYTVIVGFMCLLIVSAGMFAGGLVKFVPNPKIPHDFPRIDIEMNLASSEQATLETAKKVEQLILSVDNQLKEQYGKPMIRDLSVSLRGRTQANIMAILVEPDLRPIDTFALSALWREQMPNLPGVKTLTIQDSIMNGGRDDGDVSFKLEGKNAQVLKEVAGKLKTKLQSMEGVGDVNDSMQSATDEVQLDLKPLAYSMGLTLADVASQVSFSYYGLEAQRILREGEEIKVMIRYPEDERNSISDIDSVRIITPTGAEVPLSEVANISLVDGVNRIRRENSKRTVNVWAAVNTDQVEPFAIAQQIRDEYLPSLLKNYPGVQSNVAGRIQEEMDSADEQLRDFALSMIIIFALLAIPLRSYSQPLIIMSVIPFGVVGAMFGHMVLGMTMSSLSMFGIIAVAGVVVNDSLVMVDFVNKARAEGVAIKQAVMQAGARRFRAILLTSITTFIGVMPIIMETSLQAKIVIPMAVSLAFGVLFATVITLILIPCQYVALEDAKRLIRKWRGKDALVDGQPATTNH; from the coding sequence ATGTCTACACGTGAAAAAGGCCTAATTGCATGGTTTGCGCGCAACCCTGTTGCAGCAAATCTATTGATGATATTTATACTTATTGGTGGCATTTTAACGGCGTTTACTATTCGCAAACAAATGTTTCCACAATTTGAAAGTAACTGGATCAGTGTCTCTGCGGTATACCCTGGCGCAGCCCCGCAAGAGGTTGAGGAGGGCATTACCATAAAAGTCGAGGAGAACCTTGAGGGTATAGAGGGAATAAAGCGCCTTATCACCTACTCCAATAGAGGCTCTTCACAAGCGTGGATTGAAATAGAAGAGCAGTTTGACCCGCAAGAAGTACTCGATGAAATTAAAGTACAAGTAGATTCAATTAATACGTTTCCTGCGGGTATGGAGCGCCCTATTGTTCGTCGCGATAAGTACGAACAAGAAGTAATGATACTTGCCCTTTACGGTGACATGAGTAACTACCAACTTAAAGAGCTCGGAAACGATATAAAAGACGAGCTTCAGGCACTGCCTAATATTAATTTAGTTAACTTTAATGGTGGCCTTAATTACGAAATTGGTATTGAAGTAAGCCCAGACAAACTGCGTGCTTATGGATTAACGTTTAGAGATATTGCCAGTGCAGTGCAAAGCTTTTCTGCCAATATGTCAGCTGGGCAAATTCGCTCTGAAAATGGCTATATTTCAATGCGCGTTGAGAAACAAGCCTACCGTGGTAGCGAGTTTGCAAAACTACCACTGATCACCCTTGCCGATGGCGCGCAAGTTTATTTAGGTGACGTTGCCACTATAAATGATGGCTTTGAAGAAGGCCTGCAATACTCAAAATACAATGGTAAAAACTCATTGTCGTTTGAAGTAAACGCCTCTAAAGATCAAGATATTACCGATGTTGCTAAAGTACTTAAAACCTATATGGCTGAAAAAGAATCGCAACTGCCTGCAGGTGTTAAGCTCTCTCCTATTGTTGATTTAACTTACTACCTCGAAGGTCGCCTCGATATGATGGTCGACAATATGATTTGGGGTGGCTTATTAGTTATGTTGGTATTAGCGCTGTTTTTACCATTACGTTTAGCTTTTTGGGTAATGATGGGTTTACCTGTGTCATTTTTAGGTGCCTTTTTGTTTATGCCAATTGGCTTTTTAGATGTCACCATTAACTTAGCCTCGTTATTTGCCTTTATACTGGTGCTTGGGATAGTGGTTGATGACGCCATTGTTGTGGGCGAATCTGCTAGTGCTGAAATAGAAAAACACGGCCATACACTCGATAACGTAGTACGCGGCGTAAAGCGCGTTGCAATGCCAGCCACATTTGGCGTACTTACCACTATTGCGGCATTTTTACCGCAAACTCTTGCCACAGGCCCAGGTGCGGCTTTTTCTAAAGCCATTGGTGGGGTGATTATTTTATGTTTAATCTTCTCACTAATTGAATCAAAACTTATTTTGCCGGCACATATTGCGGCAATGAAAGACCGTAAACCAAATCCAAAAAACCCGCTTCACCGTGCACGTAAAGTAATGGATAACGGCCTAAAAAGTTTTGTTGATAACTACTACACCCCGTTTGTTGGTCGCTGCATTCATTATCGCTACACCGTAATTGTCGGTTTTATGTGTTTACTGATTGTCAGTGCGGGAATGTTTGCCGGTGGTTTAGTTAAATTTGTGCCTAATCCTAAAATACCGCACGATTTTCCTCGCATTGATATAGAAATGAACTTAGCGTCTTCTGAGCAAGCAACGCTTGAAACAGCTAAAAAAGTAGAGCAGCTAATACTGAGCGTTGATAACCAGCTCAAAGAGCAATACGGTAAACCGATGATCCGCGATTTATCAGTTAGCTTACGTGGGCGAACGCAAGCAAACATTATGGCTATTTTAGTTGAACCCGACCTGCGCCCTATTGATACCTTTGCACTGAGTGCCTTATGGCGCGAACAAATGCCTAACTTACCGGGTGTTAAAACCCTAACCATTCAAGACAGTATTATGAACGGGGGTCGAGACGATGGCGATGTAAGCTTTAAACTCGAAGGTAAAAATGCACAAGTACTTAAAGAAGTTGCTGGTAAGCTTAAAACCAAGTTGCAAAGTATGGAAGGCGTAGGCGATGTTAATGACTCAATGCAAAGCGCTACCGATGAAGTACAGCTAGATTTAAAACCACTTGCTTACAGCATGGGGCTAACCCTTGCCGATGTGGCCTCACAAGTAAGCTTTAGTTATTATGGTCTTGAAGCACAACGTATTCTTCGCGAAGGTGAAGAAATTAAAGTGATGATCCGCTACCCAGAAGATGAGCGTAACTCAATCAGTGATATCGACAGCGTACGTATTATCACCCCAACAGGCGCTGAAGTACCATTAAGTGAAGTTGCTAATATTTCATTAGTTGATGGGGTTAATCGTATTCGCCGTGAAAATTCAAAACGTACAGTAAACGTGTGGGCTGCGGTAAATACTGACCAAGTAGAACCCTTTGCCATTGCACAACAAATTCGTGATGAGTACTTACCTTCATTACTTAAAAACTACCCAGGGGTACAAAGTAATGTGGCTGGTCGTATTCAAGAGGAAATGGATAGCGCTGATGAGCAATTACGTGACTTTGCGCTATCGATGATCATAATTTTTGCATTATTGGCTATTCCTCTGCGCTCTTACTCTCAACCATTAATTATTATGTCGGTCATTCCATTTGGTGTGGTTGGCGCCATGTTTGGCCACATGGTACTAGGTATGACCATGAGCAGCTTATCGATGTTTGGCATTATTGCGGTAGCCGGTGTGGTGGTTAATGACTCACTCGTGATGGTAGATTTTGTAAACAAAGCGCGTGCTGAAGGCGTGGCAATAAAACAAGCGGTAATGCAAGCCGGTGCACGTCGCTTTAGAGCCATATTACTAACTTCAATCACCACCTTTATTGGGGTCATGCCGATTATTATGGAAACCAGCTTACAGGCAAAAATTGTAATTCCTATGGCGGTATCGCTCGCTTTTGGTGTGCTGTTTGCCACGGTAATAACGCTTATTCTTATACCGTGTCAGTATGTTGCGCTTGAAGATGCAAAACGCCTGATCCGCAAATGGCGCGGTAAAGATGCCCTAGTCGATGGCCAACCAGCAACGACGAATCACTAA
- a CDS encoding efflux RND transporter periplasmic adaptor subunit codes for MATKKQIILPIAVLVGGIALAAGFSAMKKPPEEKPEQDTRPLVAAQPIHLDAITLDVKSYGIVQPKDRTELIAQVSGQVISVAGQFVEGAFVKQGDILARIDPNDYEADLIEAEAGLAQASSALEIERAQAHVAKAEWERIKADSSDITASALYLRKPQLAEKMARYRSAQASVKRAKRNLERTYIKAPYDAIINARSISLGSVVNPGNSFGSLSATSVAEVRLPVADKELQYLNNGGIGATVLFSAQFAGKETTWQAKVVRSEGVIDQKSRMSYLVAQLPTPYANKTQPLRFGSYVNASIEGRAVNNAIVVPHHLVKENKIAILNDDLTLSFKTLNIIREQNGMVIADQGLNEGEQLITSALEYPTEGMAVKIEDVVTTPDVTQLALKQE; via the coding sequence GTGGCGACTAAAAAACAAATAATACTCCCTATCGCGGTCCTTGTTGGTGGCATCGCCCTTGCAGCGGGCTTTTCAGCAATGAAAAAACCACCAGAAGAAAAACCAGAACAAGATACTCGCCCATTGGTTGCAGCACAACCTATTCACCTTGATGCAATCACTCTCGATGTTAAATCGTACGGTATTGTGCAACCTAAAGACCGCACTGAGCTGATTGCTCAGGTAAGTGGCCAAGTTATTTCTGTTGCAGGGCAATTTGTTGAAGGTGCCTTCGTAAAGCAAGGAGATATTTTAGCACGAATTGACCCAAATGATTACGAAGCTGATTTAATTGAAGCTGAGGCTGGGCTCGCCCAAGCAAGTTCAGCGCTTGAGATTGAACGTGCTCAAGCGCATGTTGCTAAAGCTGAATGGGAACGCATTAAAGCAGACTCAAGCGATATTACCGCTTCTGCGCTTTATTTACGTAAACCGCAATTAGCAGAGAAAATGGCGCGTTATCGCTCAGCACAAGCAAGTGTAAAACGTGCTAAACGTAATTTAGAACGCACTTATATTAAAGCCCCCTACGATGCAATTATAAACGCGCGTAGCATTAGTTTGGGTTCTGTTGTAAATCCAGGTAATAGCTTTGGCTCACTCAGCGCCACTTCGGTCGCTGAAGTACGTTTACCGGTTGCCGATAAAGAGCTGCAATATTTAAATAATGGCGGTATTGGTGCAACAGTGTTATTTAGTGCGCAGTTCGCGGGCAAAGAAACCACATGGCAGGCTAAAGTGGTACGCAGTGAAGGGGTGATAGATCAAAAAAGCCGTATGAGCTATTTAGTAGCACAATTACCAACCCCATATGCTAACAAAACTCAACCATTGCGTTTTGGCTCCTATGTTAACGCTAGCATAGAAGGTCGTGCAGTTAATAACGCCATTGTTGTGCCACATCATTTAGTCAAAGAAAATAAAATTGCGATATTAAACGACGATTTAACCCTGTCGTTTAAAACTCTCAATATTATACGTGAACAAAACGGCATGGTGATCGCAGACCAAGGGCTTAATGAAGGTGAACAGCTAATTACTTCTGCCCTTGAATACCCTACCGAGGGAATGGCGGTAAAAATTGAAGACGTTGTAACAACCCCAGACGTTACTCAACTTGCATTGAAACAGGAGTAA
- a CDS encoding TonB-dependent receptor plug domain-containing protein: protein MNRAPHLIIPALLASISTVAYAEQSKETATIEQITIEASPTANTLPVGTFDSPISNLEYDPRVDLQSRNMAEAQADVTIRGGIFENTGFRVGSATLLDPQSGHYFAEIPIAPQMLTGASVLTGADNALYGMNSSVGTVSFAWKPITTGGSVSLGAGSNNFNLQTIHAGVSSPLEANANWRIGFEGEYSHSQSDGSIDFGDHDFTRTSGRVQLTGSDSQTDLFYGLQEKFFGWPNLYTPFGVNETEDLETQLLMLNHKQAYAINSEFEVSAYYRKHNDHYVYSRENPSAFQAFHETQVTSLAVSGRHAQTKSVAVNYSAQYIGDSIDSTTLENNFTSRNYFKLSVLPEYTTALASNQQLTVRLGAAFDNTSRDDSELSLIGDVSLNTHNNDGTERTLYLSYAEANQVAGYTAIGGSESGGLFRSNANLERETTKNLELGLLLEQQSWQLNSALFYRKDNNLTDWTFSFDSSSARFAQPVDIDTTGLEFLATKQFNNTEIVASYTYLHKTETYGAENVDASFYALNYPDHRVTLGAIWNPTDMLEFRVDNEWRKQHNNALRRSDDEALFTQLTLKITPATLQNFFITLAADNLWDESFEEIPGTPGRGEQYTLSATYSW, encoded by the coding sequence ATGAATCGTGCCCCGCACCTTATTATACCGGCTTTACTAGCCAGTATTTCGACTGTTGCTTATGCAGAACAGAGTAAAGAAACAGCAACCATAGAACAAATAACAATTGAAGCGTCTCCCACTGCCAATACCTTACCCGTTGGTACATTTGATTCACCTATTTCAAATTTAGAATACGACCCGCGTGTTGACTTGCAATCACGCAATATGGCTGAAGCACAAGCTGATGTAACGATACGCGGGGGTATTTTTGAAAATACCGGCTTTAGAGTCGGCAGTGCAACTCTACTAGACCCGCAGTCTGGTCACTACTTTGCAGAAATTCCTATTGCACCACAAATGCTAACAGGTGCTAGCGTATTAACCGGAGCCGATAACGCACTTTATGGCATGAATAGCTCTGTGGGTACTGTGTCGTTTGCTTGGAAACCAATAACAACCGGTGGCAGTGTCTCTTTGGGCGCAGGCTCAAATAACTTTAACTTACAAACAATTCATGCAGGTGTGAGTTCTCCACTTGAAGCAAACGCTAATTGGCGTATTGGTTTTGAAGGTGAATATTCGCACTCACAAAGCGATGGTTCGATTGATTTTGGCGATCATGACTTTACTCGTACCTCAGGTAGAGTGCAGTTAACCGGGAGCGATTCACAAACTGATTTATTTTACGGCTTACAAGAAAAGTTTTTTGGTTGGCCAAACCTTTATACCCCCTTTGGTGTAAATGAAACCGAAGACTTAGAAACGCAACTGTTAATGCTTAACCATAAGCAAGCTTATGCAATAAATAGTGAATTTGAAGTATCGGCTTATTACCGCAAGCATAACGACCATTATGTTTATTCAAGAGAGAACCCAAGCGCGTTCCAAGCATTTCATGAAACACAAGTAACATCACTGGCTGTTTCAGGTCGCCATGCGCAAACAAAGTCAGTTGCGGTTAATTACTCGGCGCAATATATAGGAGACAGTATTGACTCCACCACCCTTGAAAATAACTTTACTTCACGTAACTACTTTAAGCTTAGTGTATTACCAGAATACACAACAGCACTAGCAAGCAACCAGCAACTAACGGTGCGTTTAGGGGCTGCATTTGATAACACCAGTCGTGATGATTCCGAGCTATCGCTAATTGGGGATGTTAGTTTAAATACCCATAATAACGATGGCACTGAGCGAACATTGTATTTGTCGTATGCTGAGGCAAACCAAGTAGCCGGTTATACTGCTATTGGTGGCAGTGAATCAGGTGGTTTGTTTAGAAGTAACGCTAATCTTGAGCGCGAAACCACTAAAAATTTAGAGCTGGGCTTATTGCTTGAGCAACAAAGCTGGCAGCTTAATTCCGCACTTTTTTATCGTAAAGATAACAACCTAACCGATTGGACATTTAGCTTTGATTCAAGCTCAGCGCGATTTGCGCAGCCGGTTGATATTGACACCACAGGCCTTGAGTTTTTAGCCACTAAACAATTTAATAATACAGAAATTGTTGCCAGCTATACCTACTTACATAAAACAGAAACCTATGGCGCTGAAAATGTTGATGCTAGCTTTTATGCCTTAAATTATCCTGATCATCGTGTAACGCTCGGTGCAATTTGGAACCCGACGGATATGTTAGAGTTTCGAGTAGATAATGAGTGGCGTAAACAGCATAACAATGCGCTGCGCCGTTCAGATGACGAGGCACTATTTACTCAGCTGACGTTAAAAATAACCCCGGCTACACTGCAAAATTTCTTTATTACTTTAGCTGCGGATAATTTGTGGGATGAATCGTTTGAAGAAATCCCAGGCACGCCAGGTCGCGGTGAGCAATATACGCTAAGCGCAACGTATAGCTGGTAA
- a CDS encoding YkgJ family cysteine cluster protein translates to MKTQSMACRLGCGACCIAPSISSPIPGMPNGKKAGERCIQLDERNLCKLFGDESRPKVCSDFSATLDVCGTTNEHALTLITELEQLT, encoded by the coding sequence ATGAAAACACAATCAATGGCGTGCCGTTTAGGCTGTGGAGCATGTTGTATTGCACCAAGTATTAGCTCGCCAATACCGGGTATGCCAAATGGTAAAAAGGCCGGAGAACGTTGTATTCAGCTGGATGAGCGTAATTTATGTAAGCTATTTGGTGATGAGTCGCGCCCTAAAGTGTGTAGTGATTTTAGCGCCACTTTAGATGTTTGTGGGACGACTAATGAACACGCATTGACGTTAATTACAGAATTAGAGCAATTAACCTAA